The proteins below come from a single Zea mays cultivar B73 chromosome 8, Zm-B73-REFERENCE-NAM-5.0, whole genome shotgun sequence genomic window:
- the LOC100279497 gene encoding C2 domain-containing protein At1g53590 isoform X1, protein MDAAELPLVYHIGLVLAALWAAAAVGFRGSLLYLLAFLYLYMVNARCAVRLRKRIQHEEMKSAYQRRLLSDAESARWLNHAIDKMWPVCMEKIVSKLLRPIIPWFLDKFKPWTVSKASIQELYMGRNPPIFTSMRVLPETSDDDHLVLELGLNFLSAEDMSAVLAMQLHKSVGLGMTAKMHLTSMHVEGKILVGVKFVRSWPFLGRVRLCFVEPPYFQMAVKPLINHGLDVTEFPGISGWLDKLMDTAFGQTLVEPNVIVINVEKFASTPSENNWFSIEERPPIAYVKLEILEGTDMKPSDINGLADPYVKGHLGPFKFQTQIQRKTLSPKWFEEFKIPITSWEATNELVMEVRDKDPMFDDSLGQCTISLHDLRGGQRHDKWISLNNVKKGRIHLAVTIDDISEDQNTSSLDQSLKQADTELPVSTSVCSEVDASEPPEEKKVLMDEVEHINIDGQEQPGGLYVHRPGTGVPRTWESRKGRARNPDTQIHQEVDKQKEVPTPKGSGQGGLFNVGSFFRWNSRKGSSRNLDASPPATPGSQSVTELDPKLPQTPRPNLKELGEKRTSIKIVVDEEASPADKVGGAENSGEDVAKVIEKNAGEPGRSLTSTLSRKICRRRADDRLSDIPEKIEARGSKPVSEGPILVRGEPMITVDHPTTEHSDGGGTEQDAVGAKVATQTS, encoded by the exons ATGGACGCCGCCGAGCTGCCCCTCGTCTACCACATCGGTCTGGTGCTGGCCGCGCTctgggccgccgccgccgtcggctTCCGCGGCTCCCTCCTCTACCTCCTCGCCTTCCTCTACCTCTACATG GTAAATGCTCGCTGTGCAGTGAGACTGCGGAAGAGGATACAACATGAAGAGATGAAATCTGCCTACCAACGAAGG CTCCTCTCTGATGCAGAATCAGCACGCTGGTTAAACCATGCAATCGACAAGATGTGGCCTGTCTGTATGGAGAAGATCGTTTCAAAACTTCTACGGCCCATCATACCATGGTTCTTGGATAAGTTCAAACCTTGGACAGTC AGCAAAGCAAGTATTCAGGAACTTTACATGGGCAGGAATCCACCAATCTTTACCTCCATGAGAGTTCTACCAGAGACATCAGATGATGACCATTTG GTTCTTGAGCTGGGATTGAATTTTCTTTCTGCTGAAGATATGAGTGCTGTACTTGCTATGCAGCTGCACAAGAGTGTGGGACTTGGAATGACTGCAAAGATGCATTTAACAAGCATGCATGTCGAGGGAAAG ATATTAGTTGGTGTGAAATTTGTTCGGAGTTGGCCATTTCTTGGCCGTGTAAGACTATGTTTTGTGGAGCCACCTTATTTTCAGATGGCTGTGAAACCACTCATTAATCACGGGCTCGATGTCACTGAGTTTCCAGGAATTTCAGGATGGCTG GATAAGTTGATGGATACTGCATTTGGGCAGACATTAGTTGAG CCCAATGTGATAGTAATAAATGTGGAAAAATTTGCATCTACTCCTTCAG AAAATAACTGGTTCAGCATTGAGGAGAGACCTCCTATTGCATATGTGAAGCTTGAGATTCTAGAAGGAACTGACATGAAGCCATCTGATATAAATG GACTAGCGGACCCATATGTGAAAGGTCACCTTGGTCCTTTCAAATTCCAAACACAGATACAGAGGAAAACATTGTCCCCTAAGTGGTTTGAAGAATTTAAAATACCAATCACATCATGGGAGGCAACGAATGAACTTGTCATGGAAGTTCGTGATAAGGACCCCATGTTTGATGACTCACTTGG GCAATGTACCATTAGTTTACATGATCTGAGAGGTGGACAAAGACATGACAAATGGATATCACTGAATAATGTGAAGAAAGGAAGGATTCACTTGGCAGTAACAATTGATGATATATCCGAG GACCAAAATACATCAAGTTTGGACCAATCATTGAAGCAAGCGGATACTGAACTACCAGTATCAACATCTGTTTGTAGCGAAGTGGATGCTAGTGAACCTCCTGAAGAAAAGAAAGTCTTAATGGATGAAGTGGAGCACATAAACATTGATGGACAAGAACAGCCTGGAGGTTTATATGTACATCGCCCTGGCACTGGGGTTCCAAGGACATGGGAATCCCGGAAAGGACGAGCACGAAACCCAGACACACAGATTCACCAAGAGGTTGACAAGCAAAAGGAAGTCCCAACACCAAAAGGGAGTGGGCAAGGGGGTCTATTTAACGTAGGCTCCTTTTTCCGGTGGAACTCGAGGAAGGGGAGCTCCAGAAATCTCGATGCCAGCCCTCCTGCAACTCCGGGTTCTCAGAGCGTGACAGAGCTTGATCCAAAGCTCCCTCAAACTCCACGTCCCAACCTGAAGGAGCTAGGCGAGAAGCGGACGTCGATAAAGATCGTAGTGGACGAAGAAGCAAGCCCGGCAGACAAGGTGGGAGGTGCGGAGAACTCAGGAGAAGATGTGGCGAAGGTGATAGAGAAAAATGCAGGTGAACCGGGCAGGTCACTGACAAGCACATTGAGCAGGAAGATTTGCAGAAGGAGAGCAGATGATAGGCTATCAGATATCCCCGAGAAGATTGAAGCTCGTGGATCTAAGCCGGTGAGTGAAGGGCCTATTCTTGTTAGAGGTGAGCCAATGATAACAGTGGACCATCCGACGACGGAACATAGCGATGGAGGTGGCACTGAGCAAGATGCGGTGGGAGCAAAGGTTGCTACTCAGACCTCATAA